The Leptospira koniambonensis region GGAAAATTATCAAAAATTAGTGAGTGAAAATCCAAAAAGCGCCAATCCAGAATATGAGAAACTTGTAAAAGAAAGATTGGATGGAATTTCTAAGAGTAGAGAAGAAGTGATCTCTGCACAAAAAGGAAACTAAGTTTAAGGACTTTTACGTTTTCTTTTAAGACTTCTTTTGTTTTGAGGAGTTTTTGCTTTTTTAGCAGCGGGTTTTTTGGCAGAAGGTAATTTCATTTTGTTTAATGTATGAATTAAATTCACAAGTTCTTCTGGATTCAAAACGGAAAGAATAGAAATTACTTTTTGAAAACCTACCTGCTGTAAAAGATCTACCGCGTTTTTAGTTCCTAAACCTTTTAATAAAGCCGGGATCTCTGAAATGGATCTTTTACGGATCCATTCTGCACATTCTCCCGGAGTTAAAGCCTTGGTTAGAGGAACAAAATCTTTTACTGGCAATGCCTTAGTTAATTCCAGAAAAGAATCTATACCGATCGCATTCAGATAAGCAATCGAAGAATCAGGTCCTATATTTGTTAAGATCTCTACAATGGTTTTAGAACCTATCGTATGATTAATCTTAGAAACATCTAAAGGAGAAATAGACTCCGCTAAAAATTTTAGATCTTTGAGACCCAGATGTTTTACATAATATACCAGATCAGAAGGAACTGTGTTCTGGATCAGATCCACAAGGGTTGTTTCTTGGATGGATTGTAAAAGAGTTACGATTTCCTGTTCGCTTAAATTTTGGCTTAAGAATAAAAGTTTTTTATGATCCACCTTTTCCGAAATGGAAAACAACGCTTCATAACCTAGGTTACGGAATAACTGGAAGGATTTTTGAGGTCCTAATTTATCCAGGTATTCTAATGCGTTTTGGATGGTGGATATTACCTTCTTCATCCCAAAATATCCGAGAGTAGGTCCAGAACCAAAGGAGAAAGAGATCTTTTAGCGTGGACCTTTCTAATATTAGACGCTGCATCTTCTGAAATTTTACCGATCCATAAATCCAATTCAGGTTCTGAAAGACCTATAAACTCTTTCAAAGTTTCCTTTCTATAATGATTCAGTAATGTGTCTCTGCTCACGGAGTATAAATTTTCCATGGCTCCGCGAACTTTTTCATCACTTGCAATCGCTCTTCTGATCCTATCGGTTCCAGCACCGAATCTGGAAGTTTCGAGCCTTCCTAGATCGTTAAAACCTGTTTGGAAAAGGATTTTCAAAGTGTTTCGGATCACTGCTTGGATTTCTTGAGTTCCAGAACCTATGGAAACGAAGTCAGCAATCCTTTCAGTAAATGTAGGCAATAGAGAAGATAAAAATTGAGAGATCTGTTTTTCCAAACCCGCAGCTTGAAAAACTCCATGCAAAGGATTTATCTTTTTATGAAATTCGTTTAGGACCTTCTCTAAACCTTGGGAGAAGATCGCCTGAACTTCCGGTTGATTCAGAATTCCTAAAATCAGATTTTTAGAAGGAGCGGCTTGAGTTCCTGCAATAAATTCTACAATAGAATCCATAGATTCTTCTGAAAGGAATTCATCTGCAGAAGTGTAGGGGAATGCTTTCTCTATTGGAAATTCTTCTGCTAAAACTTTTAGTTTTTCTTCGGGAAGACGAGCAAGACCCAAAGCAGAAGGAGAAATTGAAAGATCCTCTGGAAAAATTTCCTCTAAGCTGGATCTAAATAAAAAATGTAAACTTTTACGTATGCTGTTTTCCAGAACTCCGGGTTTAGTGATCCAGTTCTCTACCCTAGTTTTGCGGGAAACAAATCTTTTCCAAAATGCCAAAAGTTACTCCTCAGGCGCCCATCGTGGACCAAACCGTATCCAGTTTAGGAAGATGGTACGTGAGTTGGTTTCTATGATATAAGACCAGATTTTTCTTCTTTAAATTATGAAGATCTTTTGGGATCTGAAATAATTTTTCCAAGAAAACTATATCGTTTCCTTCTAATTTTAGGAACCCACCTTTTTTGGCCTTCTCTAAAAAAGAATCGAATGCATGTTTTAGCGCTTCTGTTTTGAATTTTTCAGAAATATAAATTTCAGGATGGGTTTTTTTAATCTTCTCCGCTAATGATGTGAGAAGTGAAAATAATTTTTCCTTACTTTCTTTAGCTTTCCCTTCGCATTTTAATACCATATAAGAAGCTAAATTTCCTGCGGTGATTGTATATCCACTTCCTAATTTTTCTTTTACGATCCCTGTAACTTGGTCTGCATCTGCATCTTCCGGAATAGGGAATTGTTCTCCATATCCTATATGAAGTTCTGATTTTTTAGAAGAGAAATAATCATAAGTCAAAGTGAAGGATGTAAAATTCAAATTTTTGAATTTGCTTCTGAGGAAATAGACTCCTTTTTTCACTTGAGCCATGTATCCGTCTTGGTTAAAAACTCCTTCCGGAAAAAGGAAAAGATTTCTTCCTTCTGAGATCCTGTCCGAAAGATAACCCCATTCTTGATCCACCATTTCTCTTAAGAGTCCTTTTTTCAAAAGTTCTCTTGCGTTATCTCTGAATGGTCTTTTGATAGGAACACAACCAATATAATCCAAATATTTAGGGATTAATCCTGATTTATCTATAAGTAAAAAGATTAATTTCAGAAGTCCTTTTGGTTTGAACTCCTTCACTAAAAAATCTTTTCCTAATATATCTTCTCGAGCCGGGATCGCAAATTTAATAGATGGATGAATATGAGGATATACTGCAGCAAGAGCTGGAACATCACCTTCCCAAACATGATTTGCCATTAAGATAGAAGGATAGGGGGCTTCTAAAATTTTTTTAGGATTATTCGCTGGAAAATGTTCTTCGAAACCATCAAAAAGTATCCCTCTCGCTTTGAATACGATCCTGATCAAAAAACTATATGTTTTAGTAGTGTATACGGGCTGAACTTGTTTGGGAGTTTCTTTTTCTGTAATCGGATCCATCCAGTTCCTCTTCTCTTTTTATTCTGCTATTTTTTTAGGGACCGACTCGCTGATCCGAGTGGTAACTTCATAATTGATCGTATAAGTCCAGTTTGCATGTTCATCTGCAGAAATTTCTTCTTCTTTATCTTTGCCTAAAATAGTAACCACATCTCCGATCTCAGCATCATGAATATGTGTGATATCCAACATTGTCATGTTCATACAGATCCTTCCCAGGATCTTTGCTCTTTTTCCTTTTACGAGCATAACCCCATTATTGGAAAGTTTACGATCCAGGCCTTCGTAATAACCAACAGGCACTACTGCGATCCTTGTAGGAGCACTTGTTTGGTAGGTAGAACCATAACCTACAAAACTATCTTCTGGAACAGTTTTGATATGAACAATTCGGGTCTTCCAAGAAAGAACTGGAGAAAGATTAAAATCTTTTTTGCCGCTTAAATGTAATGAAAGTCGAGTCTGCAAACTCGGCCATAGACCATAGAGAGAAATTCCTACTCGAACTAGGTCATAATGAGCTTCCGGAAACAACATGGTAGAAGCAGAGGCACATGCATGTTTCACTAAATTTTTGAATCCGTATTTTTCTGCGAGAAGGATCGCTTCTGAAAAAGACTTCATCTGTTCTTTGGAATATTTCTGCTCTAGTACATCCTCTGTACTTGCGAAATGGGTAGCGATCCCATCTAATCTCAAACCTTCGGACTTGATCTCAGAAAATGTTCTTTCTAAGTCTGCGCCGAAAAATCCAAGACGAGCCATTCCGGTATCCACCTTCAAATGGATCTGAGGAGAAGGTTTACAATTTGTTAAAATTCTTACTTCTTCCGTGCGAGATACAATGATCCAAAAATTCGAATCTGAAACTTCAGCGGTCCTATCTGCAAGGCCTGGAACTTCCCCCATGATTAAGATCTTAAACTCAGGATACTTCCCACGCAGAAGTTTTGCTTCTTCCAACGAATTGACCCCGAAAAGATCTGCACCTGCTTTATGAGCAAGCTCCGCAGTTTCTAAAAGTCCATGACCGTATGCGTTTGATTTAATAACTGCGGTGAGTAAGGTTTTAGGGGAGAGAAGTGCGCGAAAATTTTTCAGGTTCGCTGAGATCGCTGCTCTGGAAAGTTCTATCCAAGTTCTGTCTTTCATTCTTTGAAATTAGCGTAGGAACTCTAGTCATGAGCCCCTTTTACGGCTAGCCTGTCATTCGGATTTTTCCTTTCGACCGGAAGGAAAAAAGGGTTTCCCGAGTGAGGAAATACAAACAGACTGCCCGGGAAACGGCTAAACAAATCCTTAAGGATTCCCCCGGATGAAACAATATAAAGTAGTACAAACTTTCCCAGTTCCCCTCCAAGATCTACTCAGAGCTAGAGAAGATAGATACAAATATCTAGATCGATTCCCAGAGTTGAAAAACGTGGAATTATTGGAGGAAAGAAAAGAGGGAAACAAAGTTTACCAAAAAAGAAAGGTAAAGTTAGCCGAATCCCTGCCAAAGGTGCTTGCTACACTTCTTTCGGATCCTTCTCTTTTAGAAGATTCCGTTTTCGATATCTCCACAAACACCCATGAGTTTACGATTGCACCTCCTGGAAACGATTCAATTGTCACCATCAAGGGTTTTTCCGTATACAAGGAGCTAAGCCCGCTTGAGTCAGAGAGAAGTTACGAAGTAAAAGTAAGCTCAGGAGTATTCCTAATGGGCTCTGTGATCGAAACAGTCATCGAAGAGATCCATAGACATTCTTTAGAGAAGGACAAGAACTCCATCTCCGAGTTCCTGAAAAAGGGAGATTGAACGAATTTTTAGGTTCACGCAAAGCCGCAAAGGTTAGAAGATTTTTGTAGAAGTGCCTACAAATCTAGATCCAATTTGCTCGGTAGTCCAGGCTTTGCTAGTAAAAGTTCTTCTCCCAAATTGAAGACTCCCCAAGCAGGCTTGGATTCTTGTATCGCTGGCAGTATTTCTGAGAATCTATCATCGGAGAGGATGGTTTCGTAGTCAGGATCTTCTTCTTCCAATTGTAATATACTCCAACCTAAAGAATCTAATTCCTCTAGGAGTGTGGTACTTACGCCACAGTCTCCGCAAGACTTAGGAGTTAAGATTAGTACGATTCCTTTTTTTTCATTCTTCTCTGCGCTCGAGATCGCTTCCTGTTTGGAATGAAAAACAAAAGAAGAAGTTTTCAAGAAGGTAAACTTCTCTTTGTTAATGTAAATCAGCGTACCTAAAATAACCCAAAAAACCCCGAAAAAGCTCAAAAGGACCCATTTTTGAATTCGTGTATTTTTGATGATGATGCTCCTTGTGTGATTTCTTCACTCTTACTGTCAGAAAATTCTGATCTTATATCTTTCTAGGATCTTCCGATCTTAGAAAAAGCTGCACAGAAAAAATAAATATAAATTTACGTAGAGAGTTGACAAAAAAACATAGTCATACGCATGCTCGGTTACTAAACCAAAACCGGTTCGGAGGTGTCAGGCAGTAGATGAACGCATTGGGAAAGCACGTAATTGCAGAATTTTATGAGTGTGATTACGAGACCATCAACAATCACGAATTGGTAGAAGATATCATGTTGAAGGCAGTCGACCTCTCCGGCGCCACCACAGTTAAATCTGTTTTTCACAGATTTAGTCCGTTTGGTGTGAGCGGTGTGGTTGTCGTGAGCGAATCCCATTTCGCCATACATACCTGGCCAGAATACGGTTATTGCGCTATCGACGTCTTCACTTGCGGAGACTTGATCGATAATCAGGCAGCTCTGGAATATCTCAAGGAACGCTTCGGCTCAAAAAGCATCTCCGTAGTGGAAATGAAGCGCGGTTTGTTGAAACTTGGCGTAGACCTACCTCACAAACCAGTTGGGAAATAAGTATCTTCTCTCCGGCAGAGCCGGAAACACCCTAATTGATAAAGACGAGTTCCCCTCTCCGGGAGGAAAGGGCGACTACACTTATTTTCAAACTTTAAGGAGAGGTATCAGAGTATGAGCCTAAAGATCCAAGACCAACTTAAAATAGTTAATCGTTTTTCTTATCTAAGAAACAGTATCGAAATCGCGACAACCGATAAGGGCGAAGCTTTCCTTTTTACTAAGGAAACTATCTCTGCCGGAGAAGTTGTCGCAGTTTGGGGAGGAAAAGCAGTTCATAAGAATGAGCTCGCTGGACTTTCCGGACTTTCTTCTCCTCATAGAGTCCATAAGGATTTCTATCTGGTTTCTCCTTTGCATGATGACGGAATTGATTCCGTTCATTATATCCGCCAATCTGCGGATGCAAACTGCGGTTTTCAGGGAGATATTACTCTGGTTGCACTTCGTGATATCGAAGCTGGCCAAGAGATCACTTATCATCCTGCGATGAAAAATCCTGAACTCGCATGGGCTCGCAATGAAGAGGCTGAAATTGTCCGTAAACGTTTCAATGGAAGTTTCCCTACTTATATCCAGTCCAAGATCGAATCTGATCCTGAATTGAAAGTATATGAACCTTTCAAAGACGGAGCTTGGGGACTTCTAACCTCTATCGACTTGGAAAACTGCGATGCAGCTCTTATCCGTGATGCAGATGCAATTAAACAATACGTTGTAGAACTTTGTGATTTGATCGAAATGAAACGTTTCGGTGAAACCCAAGTAGTTTACTTCGGAGAAGACGATCGTGTAGCTGGATATTCCATGGTGCAGTTGATCGAGACTTCTTGTATCTCTGCTCACTTCGCAAACGATACCAATACTTCTTATATCGATATCTTTTCTTGTAAAGGATACGATCCTAAAGTTGCGGCTGAGTTTACTCGCAAATTTTTCAAAGGCGCTGCTATGCGTCTTACAGTAACAAACCGCTTCTAAGAGGTCATATTGGAACTTTGGCTGGACGAGACCCTCGAGTTACCTAACGGAAGGGCTCTCAAGATTAGAGTGAAGGAGTTCTTACATTCTCGTAAGACTCCTTTCCAAAAAATAGACGTATTCGAATCTCAAAGTTTCGGCAGAATGTTCACTCTAGACGGAGTGGTCATGATGACCGAGGCAGATGAGTTCGCTTATCATGAAATGATCGCTCACGTTCCTATGATGAGCCATCCGAATCCTGAAAAGGTTTTAGTGATCGGTGGTGGGGACGGAGGAACCGTTCGTGAGATCCTGAAACACCCTTCCGTAAAAGAAGTACATCTTTGCGAGATAGACAAGGGAGTTGTAGACGTTTGTTACGAGTATTTCCCTGAGATCGCAAATGCGATGAAAGACCCAAGGGTCAAACATGCATACGAAGACGGAGCAAAATACGTTCAGGATTATAAAGAATATTTCGACGTGATCTGCGTTGACTCTTCTGATCCTGTTGGCCCTGCAGAAGTTTTATTCAAAAGACCTTTCTATGAGACAATGGCTGCTTCCTTGAAACAAGGTGGGATCTGTACAACTCAGGCAGAAAGTTTTTACTATCACGGAAAAGTAATTAAGGAATTATTCCAATTCATTCCTGAGGTATTCAATCACTGCGGATATTATTTTACAGTGGTTCCTACTTATCCTTCTGGAATTATAGGGTTCACTTACTGCTCTAAAGGACCAGATCCTTATAAAGTAGAGCCGGATCCTAAAAGAGTTCCGAAAGGATTAAAATATTACTCTGCCGAGATCCATAAGGCTGCGTTTACTCTTCCTCCTTTTGCGCAAGAGTACATCGTAAGAAAATAATGGATTTCTATTCCAAATTCGTAAAAAGAAGGGAGAAGTTAAACTCCCTTCTTTGCGTTGGAATCGATCCTGATATCACCAAACTTCCTCCTTCCTTAGAAAAGTTTCCAGACAAGCTATACGTATTCTCCAAAGAGATTGTAGACGCTACCGCAGAATATGCAGTCGCTTATAAGCCTAATATTGCATTCTTCGAAGCATTTGGTTCCAAAGGAATTGAACAGTTCGAAAAACTGATCTCTCATATCAAAACAAATCATCCTGAGATCCCGATCGTTGCAGATGCAAAACGCGGAGACTTAGATAATACTGCAAGACAGTATGCTAAGTTTTTCTTTAAAGAATTAGGAGTGGATTCACTTACTCTTTCTCCATATATGGGATCGGATACTATTAAGCCGTTTATAGAAGATGATTCCAGAATGGTGTTCCTACTTTGTCTGACCTCGAACCCTGATTCCGCGGAACTCCAACAGAAAACATTCTCCGAAACAGGTAGGACCTTATACAGAGAAGTTGCGGCTCTGAGCGAAAAATTCCCGGCTAAAAATGTGGGTCTTGTAGTAGGAGCCACTCATCCAAAAGAATTATTAGAAATTCGTAAAGCTCATCCGGATCGAATCTTTCTGATCCCTGGTTATGGAGCACAAGGAGCTTCTTTAGAAGAAGTGATTTCCGTTTGTGGAAAAAATTCCTTGGTCAATTCTTCCAGAAGTATTATATTTTCTTCCTCCGGTACTGATTTTGCGGAAAAAGCAGGAAAAGCAGCAGCTTCCATTACGGAGCAAATGAGAAAGCTGCTGGCTTAAGTTCCTATCGGAAAGCGAATGCTTCCAATTTATCCGATCTTGCGCTGTCCCTCGGAGATTCTTCTTTAGATTCGATCGTTCCCAGATAAGAACCTATGCCGAACCAAGCGCTATAATCTTGGTAGGCTAGATCCGTTCCGGAAATATATCTATGAATATTAGAAGCTTCCGCCTCTAAAAATAAAAACGCTCTTTCGAAATTAGTTCTCAAGCCCAATCTTCCAAAACTGCGATAGGATTTAGCATCCGAACTTCCTATCCCTACACCGATCGAAACATAAGGATCCAATGTTTTACCAGGACGGAAATGGAATGTGGGTCCTATGTCTAAGAAGTTCATCTTAACGAATTCACCCTTATCCGTTGCCTTGCCAAAGTTGAGATATTGAAAATAAGGAATGGGCTGCCCCTCCGAAAAGATCAAAGCGATATTTTTGTTCCACTCTTCCATTTTCTTGATGGAATAGTTCGCGTTTGTAGCTCCTAATTCCAAACCGAAATAACTTGGATTATATTCCGCAGAAATTCGATATGCGGAACTAGTTCCATAATCGAAATTTTCGTTTCGGACTTCTCCTCTTCCCGCTCCTAACTTCAGTACCCAAGATGTATTTTGACTTACATCTTTAGAAGTGTCCTTTGCCATGATCTGCATTGTAGGAATACAGATCGCAATTCCTAAAAGTAAACGTTTCATTTGATCGTCACCGCCTAATATATATTAAACGGATATGATCCTTTTGGATTACTGATCAGTTCCCTGGGAAAAATTATTTATATAGCCGGAATTACTTATTGTGAATTCATATTATACGAGAAGTAGACCGACTATATGCGGATAACGGTTCCTTCTTGTTTGGAAAATTCTAAAGAATAAGAATTAAAAATTTTTTTGATCGGTTTGCAAATCTCTTAGTCCCTTACGGATCAAATAGGGGAGTAAAAGGATCAAAAAGATAGAAGAAGAAATTAAGATCAAAGCAATGACGGAAACTATTGAATGGATCATCTTGCTATAGGATTCATACGGATAACCTATTTCATAGATCCTTTCATCTGAATTGAATGTATACCAGATAATATATACGGGCTTGTTTTCCGGAAGAGAAAGTGTTCTGTACATTCTTTTAGAAATAGGCTCTAACTCGTTCCCATCTGAAGAATTGGGACGAGAAGTATTACTTTGATCTGAACTGGATATTAGATATAATACATCTTTAGGAAGAATATGATCTTTGCCTAATTTCAGATTTTCTCTTAGGTTCTCTATTTCTGCTCTTCTTGTTTCATCGTAATGACTTTCGATCAGCACAAAACTAATCCGAGCAACCACACAAAGAAGGATCAACACAGTTGCTAATGAAACTCCCAGTATCTTGATCATAAAAGAAGAAGGTTCCGGAAAATAGTTCAAATACAGAACTGTATATAAGAATAGCTGCAAGCTTGTTACTGAAGTTAGTATGAGTTGAAAATTAGAAAAAGATAGATAACCCCATCCGTAAAAAGTATAAGTGAGAGAGAATAGTGCATGAAGTAAGATTGCCAATCCGAAGTTACGGGACATCCTTAGCTCTCTTTTTTTCTCTGTTCTTAGGTCTGGATCTAGCTCAAGGGTTAGTTCTTTTCTTATATTGATATTTTGCCTGAGTATAACGATCAAGATCCAAATAAATGTTAGAAAATGAATGGAGCCCATAGGAGCCGTAGATGCCGGTTCCTGAAATTCGAACATTTGAATACTAAAATTAAAAGAGACTTCAGAGTTAATATTCTTTAATACATAGAATAGAAACCCGAACATTCCTGCGGAGAATAGAGTTAGTAATGTAATTTTAGATTCTTTTTTACGATCTATTCCAAAAAAAGAATATATAAAATATAAAAGCACCAGATTCGAAAAAGAAGTATATAGCGCGATCAGGAAACAAGCAGGTTTAGATAGAGAAGGTAGGAATATAGAAGTCCTGATTAGAAATCCGAAATTCAAAAATAGTACAAACGACAAGTAAGATATCAGGATCCAAGCATGTTTCGTTTTGCTTTTTAATTTGAGTAAAGAAGCAATTAAGAAAACGGTAAAAATGGTCCCTGAAATATAACCGATAGAATGGTAGGAAAACTGGAAGATGTCCATACGAAGCAGGCTAATACCGCTTGCTTCGATTGTTTTTAGGACTTTGCCCAGGTAAAACGAAAAATTACGTTATTTCTCCATAAAAAATAAGAAGGGTTCTAAATTGATCTTAACGATTCTCTTCAGTAGGTTTATCTTCTTCCGGTTTAGAAGGAGTAATTTCTTCTTTTTTGGTCTCTTCCTGTTTAGGCTCTTCTTCTTTCTGTTTTATTATAGAAGTTTCCTTATTGTCGGAAGAGGAAGCAGACCCGAAATAATAGCCGAATCCGAAAATCCCGGAACCTTCTCCATATATGTACGTTTCACCTTGGAATTTGCGATTGATAGAAGCGCCTTCCAATTCGAAAAATAAAAAGCTACGTTCGAAATTCATTCTGACACCCAGTTTAGCATATGCTCTTAATGTGGATTGTTTTGCGCCTATGTCTGCGATACCAAATCCTGCTCCGATGTATGGATCAAGTTTAGATCCAGGACGGAAATGAAGTGTAGGTCCTAAATCTAAAAATGTTTTTGAAAATGCAACCTTATCGATTGCTGAGGCCGCTGCAAAATAATAACCAAAGTTTTCGAAAGATGGAGCAGAAAGTATCATTGCAGAAGCTATTTCACTAGAGCGGTCTTTTGGGATAAAATATCCGCTTCTATTCACTCCGACTTCGAAACCTAAGTTTTTGGGATTGTATTCGAAACTTTCTCTAATAGTTTCTGATCTACCAGAAAGGCCATATTGGTATTCTGCCTGTCCTGCTCCGACGCTTATCTTTGCTGTAAAGGGGGAAATTTGTGTCCCTTCTCCAATTAGGGTAAAAGGTTCTGCAAATAAAGTAGAAGGAAGGAGGGAAAATATACAGATTACAAATTGGGATATTGTTCTTCTCAAGGTTAGGCGCTCTTTTGTCAATATAGTCTTACTTTACATATCCGATCTAAGCCATGAATGGGTCATTTGAAATCGGATTTACACTGAAAAAAATCTAAGGCTGGAGACTACAGTTGGAATATTCAAAATTTTTGTCGGAACTCCTACAAGCATATACTGGCCCTGGGTTGACCCTGATTTCTTTCGCGGCCGCCACCTTACTTCCATTCAGTTCCGAGGCGGCACTTATGGGAGCGATCTGGTCCGGACTTTCTCCAAGAGAGGCAGTGTTCTGGGCTTCGATAGGCAATTGCGCAGCCTGTGCTTTTAATTATTCTTTAGGTTATTGGTTTGGGAAAAAGATAGAAGCAAGGATCTCTGAATCTAAAACTTATTCTGGCTGGGCAGAAAGAATGTCCAGATGGGGATACTGGGTTTTAGGATTTTCTTTTCTTCCATTTATAGGAGATCCAATCACAGTTCTCTCCGGATTTTTCCGTCAGAAGTTTTGGATCTTTGCTTTGATAGTATTCTCTCTCAGGATCTTAAGATATCTTGCGCTTGCTTACGGATTCTAAATTTGTTTTTACTAAAAACCCGAAATCTCTTTTAATGGCCGAGCCTTGGAAAATTTTTTCCAAACCCTAAAGGTATTAACTAAGTCTATAAAAAAGCCTTCTTAAGACTTATCTTCAAGAGGGAACTCCAATAATACAAAAGCAGGAAGTTTTTGAAAAAGAATTCTCCACCCAAGAAGAAGTCCCAAAAGGTATCTAACAGAAAAAAGGAAAAACTTGCAATCGTAGGTTCTGGTATTGCTGGAATGGGTTGCTCTTATTTTCTAAGGGACCATTATGATATTACTGTTTTTGAAAAAGCAGATTATGTTGGAGGTCATACAAACACAGTATTCGTACCGGAAGAGGGTAAAAAGATCCCGATAGATACAGGATTTATAGTATTCAATCATGTAACTTATCCCAACCTAAAACGCTTTTTTGAAGAATTAAATGTGCCTACAAAGAAGACCAGTATGTCTTTTAGTGTGCAGCATGTTCCGGATAATCTGGAATTTTGTGGTTCAGGCTTGAGTGGTCTATTTGCTCAAAGAAAGAATATATTCAATTTTCGCTTTTTACGTTTGCTCTTGAATATCAATCGTTTTAACGATGAATCTCCTAAGATATTACAAGACCCTAAATATAAAGAGTATTCTCTGCATCGGTATATAACAGAAGAAGGATATCATCCTGATCTTTTGACATACTATTTGGTTCCTATGAGTTCCGCGGTTTGGTCAACCCCTGAAGATCTGATGTTGGAATTCCCCGCATACTCCTTGGTTCGATTCTTCTTGAATCATGGATTCTTAGGACTGAATACTCAACACCAGTGGTATACAGTGGATGGCGGTTCTATCGAATATGTAAAAAGATTACTCTCATCCAATAAAGATCGATTTCATATTAACTCACCAGTATTAGGTGTCGAATCTACTCCAACTGGAAAAGCCAAACTTATATTCAAAGGTAAGAGGTCTGAGATATTCGATAAGGTTATACTTGCCTGCCATGCAGACAGTTCTTTATCTATTTTGAAAAAGCCTACATCTTTACAGAAAGAATTATTATCTCAGTTTGCTTATCAAGAAAATATTGCAACTTTACATACGGATGATTCCGTAATGCCGAATACAAAATCCACTTGGTCTTCTTGGAATTATAGAATGGATCAGATCCAAGGTAAGATCAAACCTCATACGATTTATTGGATGAATTGTTT contains the following coding sequences:
- a CDS encoding HAMP domain-containing protein; its protein translation is MDIFQFSYHSIGYISGTIFTVFLIASLLKLKSKTKHAWILISYLSFVLFLNFGFLIRTSIFLPSLSKPACFLIALYTSFSNLVLLYFIYSFFGIDRKKESKITLLTLFSAGMFGFLFYVLKNINSEVSFNFSIQMFEFQEPASTAPMGSIHFLTFIWILIVILRQNINIRKELTLELDPDLRTEKKRELRMSRNFGLAILLHALFSLTYTFYGWGYLSFSNFQLILTSVTSLQLFLYTVLYLNYFPEPSSFMIKILGVSLATVLILLCVVARISFVLIESHYDETRRAEIENLRENLKLGKDHILPKDVLYLISSSDQSNTSRPNSSDGNELEPISKRMYRTLSLPENKPVYIIWYTFNSDERIYEIGYPYESYSKMIHSIVSVIALILISSSIFLILLLPYLIRKGLRDLQTDQKNF
- a CDS encoding S-adenosylmethionine decarboxylase, whose translation is MSLKIQDQLKIVNRFSYLRNSIEIATTDKGEAFLFTKETISAGEVVAVWGGKAVHKNELAGLSGLSSPHRVHKDFYLVSPLHDDGIDSVHYIRQSADANCGFQGDITLVALRDIEAGQEITYHPAMKNPELAWARNEEAEIVRKRFNGSFPTYIQSKIESDPELKVYEPFKDGAWGLLTSIDLENCDAALIRDADAIKQYVVELCDLIEMKRFGETQVVYFGEDDRVAGYSMVQLIETSCISAHFANDTNTSYIDIFSCKGYDPKVAAEFTRKFFKGAAMRLTVTNRF
- a CDS encoding DUF2505 family protein, translating into MKQYKVVQTFPVPLQDLLRAREDRYKYLDRFPELKNVELLEERKEGNKVYQKRKVKLAESLPKVLATLLSDPSLLEDSVFDISTNTHEFTIAPPGNDSIVTIKGFSVYKELSPLESERSYEVKVSSGVFLMGSVIETVIEEIHRHSLEKDKNSISEFLKKGD
- the speD gene encoding adenosylmethionine decarboxylase; amino-acid sequence: MNALGKHVIAEFYECDYETINNHELVEDIMLKAVDLSGATTVKSVFHRFSPFGVSGVVVVSESHFAIHTWPEYGYCAIDVFTCGDLIDNQAALEYLKERFGSKSISVVEMKRGLLKLGVDLPHKPVGK
- the speE gene encoding polyamine aminopropyltransferase, with translation MELWLDETLELPNGRALKIRVKEFLHSRKTPFQKIDVFESQSFGRMFTLDGVVMMTEADEFAYHEMIAHVPMMSHPNPEKVLVIGGGDGGTVREILKHPSVKEVHLCEIDKGVVDVCYEYFPEIANAMKDPRVKHAYEDGAKYVQDYKEYFDVICVDSSDPVGPAEVLFKRPFYETMAASLKQGGICTTQAESFYYHGKVIKELFQFIPEVFNHCGYYFTVVPTYPSGIIGFTYCSKGPDPYKVEPDPKRVPKGLKYYSAEIHKAAFTLPPFAQEYIVRK
- a CDS encoding 1-acyl-sn-glycerol-3-phosphate acyltransferase, which translates into the protein MDPITEKETPKQVQPVYTTKTYSFLIRIVFKARGILFDGFEEHFPANNPKKILEAPYPSILMANHVWEGDVPALAAVYPHIHPSIKFAIPAREDILGKDFLVKEFKPKGLLKLIFLLIDKSGLIPKYLDYIGCVPIKRPFRDNARELLKKGLLREMVDQEWGYLSDRISEGRNLFLFPEGVFNQDGYMAQVKKGVYFLRSKFKNLNFTSFTLTYDYFSSKKSELHIGYGEQFPIPEDADADQVTGIVKEKLGSGYTITAGNLASYMVLKCEGKAKESKEKLFSLLTSLAEKIKKTHPEIYISEKFKTEALKHAFDSFLEKAKKGGFLKLEGNDIVFLEKLFQIPKDLHNLKKKNLVLYHRNQLTYHLPKLDTVWSTMGA
- the pyrF gene encoding orotidine-5'-phosphate decarboxylase, giving the protein MDFYSKFVKRREKLNSLLCVGIDPDITKLPPSLEKFPDKLYVFSKEIVDATAEYAVAYKPNIAFFEAFGSKGIEQFEKLISHIKTNHPEIPIVADAKRGDLDNTARQYAKFFFKELGVDSLTLSPYMGSDTIKPFIEDDSRMVFLLCLTSNPDSAELQQKTFSETGRTLYREVAALSEKFPAKNVGLVVGATHPKELLEIRKAHPDRIFLIPGYGAQGASLEEVISVCGKNSLVNSSRSIIFSSSGTDFAEKAGKAAASITEQMRKLLA
- the alr gene encoding alanine racemase, translated to MKDRTWIELSRAAISANLKNFRALLSPKTLLTAVIKSNAYGHGLLETAELAHKAGADLFGVNSLEEAKLLRGKYPEFKILIMGEVPGLADRTAEVSDSNFWIIVSRTEEVRILTNCKPSPQIHLKVDTGMARLGFFGADLERTFSEIKSEGLRLDGIATHFASTEDVLEQKYSKEQMKSFSEAILLAEKYGFKNLVKHACASASTMLFPEAHYDLVRVGISLYGLWPSLQTRLSLHLSGKKDFNLSPVLSWKTRIVHIKTVPEDSFVGYGSTYQTSAPTRIAVVPVGYYEGLDRKLSNNGVMLVKGKRAKILGRICMNMTMLDITHIHDAEIGDVVTILGKDKEEEISADEHANWTYTINYEVTTRISESVPKKIAE